One Sporosarcina sp. FSL W8-0480 genomic window, GTATAAAATCATTACGAACGAACCGGAGGAAATGGTGGAGACAATACGTGACCGACTTGGTCGAAGTTCGACTTTCAGTATCGTTCAAGGAGCGTATTCGAGTGAACAGTTCAAGGAGATTACATGCATTATCAACCGATTGGAAGATAGTAAGATGAAAGAAATCATTCTTGAAATCGATCCGAAAGCTTTCGTTGCGGTTTATGAAGTCGCCGAAGTGCGAGGTGGAAATTTCAGCAAGAGGAATATACACTAATTGACATTCATGGGGCTAACCAAACCGCTTTGGTTAGCCCTTTTTCCATCTTCTATTACTTACGATACATATAGAAAGATAGCTTAAACCTCCCGTAACTTTTACTTCAAACCGTCGTCTAATCTGTGAATTGAACAAATGAGGAGGTAACAGTTTGGTCAGTACCCATAAAAATTTTAAGATATTGACGTCAGCGGCTGTGGTGACGAGTGCGATTGTTGCACCGGTTGTCGTATCTGCTGCACCGACGTCTTTCAAAGACGTTCCGCCAAGTCATGTAGCCTATGAATCTATTATGTATTTGTCAGGAAAAGGTATTATTCACGGTTTTGACGATGGAACATTTCGACCGGCGGCAATGGTGACGCGTGGCCAGGCTGCGAAGATTTTGGCTACTTCATTGGATTTGGATGTAAGGAATGTGAAGAATCCGCGTTTTCATGACGTCCCGACAACGCACGGATTTTACAAATACGTTGCGGTACTGTACGAGGCTAAGATTATCGACGGGTACTCAAATGGTAATTTTGGGGTGAATGATCCGTTGACCCGTGGACAGATGGCAAAGATTTTAGCCATTGCTTATGATCTTGAAAAGCAGCCACTTCGTACAGCGAAATTCACTGACGTGTCTGCAAATGCCTATTATGCTGTTTATTTACAGTCTTTAATTGACAATAAAATCACGTTCGGAATCACGCGTACCCGATTTGCTCCAAACCAAAATGTAGATCGCGGGCAAATGGCGATGTTCGTACACCGGAGTGAATTGGCGAAGAAGCGGACCGAAACTGTGAATGCGACAATTTCAACATTCAACGGGTACACTTTGCAAACGGATAAGGGCTTTTACGACATTCCATCGTCTTTACGCAATTTCTTTTCGTCTCAAAACACCAATGCTCTAAGAAACGCGAAAATATCATTTGAGCATGATAAAGGCATAATCACGTCCATCACAACACTTGAACTCAGGAGTTCCGGCACTTCATCCAACCTGATCACATTGTATGGGAACGCCGCGACTTTGGATGGCAATCTGATCATCAATGCAGATTACCTCAATGTCAGGGACCTGATTGTGAATAAAAACGTCAGCTTCAACTCCGGAATGCAAAATCATTTCACCGGAGATTCTTTGTACATTAAAGGATCCACGACATTAAACGACTATACCACTCCCACGAATCGGACCCTAAACTTCACATTCAATAACTCTACTCTAAACACAGTACACCTATCCAAAACCAACACGAATTTCATACTCTCTAACAGATCTTTTGCACAATCCGTCACGATGAAGGCAAATGGTTCGCTCAGAACAAACGATACTGCACGGGTCAATGAGGTCTCAGTGGAAGGCTCACTGTCAGAAGCGACAATCTACTCAAATGTCCCTAAAGTTTCAATCGCAACGACGCGGGATGTAACATTGAATGGGGCAGGTATGTTTACAAATATCAACATACTGACGAAACGACTTGTGACGCTCAATACATCCGGTACGATTTCAGTGTTAGACATTCCACGTGATGGCTACGTGAACATAGGCAGTCAAACTTGGGTAACGAATGTGCTCATTCCTTGGAATACGTCTATCAGAAATGTCATCCGTAACTATGATTCAGCAATTTACCGAATCGATCGGATTAACGGCGTTACAAACCCGGATCGCACGCCTCCTTATGTCCCGCCAGTCATCAATGACATTACAATCCGAACGGCCACTATGGACGCTAATGGATTCATCTCCATGACATTTGACCAGAATCCTACGAAGTACAAAATGACGACGAAAACTCCGATGTATGTTGGTGACATCAAGACAAACCAAACGTTGGAACTGACTAATCTATCTATTAAAAACGGAACGTACACGAACGGCCAAGCGGGGACTTTCTCATGGAGTGAGGGAAAGAACAACTATTCCACTTCCTATGCGACAGTCTCTTCAAATGGCAACTATAAGACGGTTGTGTTTTTCGAGGATATCCGCTTAAAGAGTAAAGTATTTGAAATCACTTACCGGGTGAGCAGTTTGGGGTTGGAAGTTGATACCGACTTTACGGACAATACGGTAACATTCCTGAACAACTCAACGTTGTCTGTAGCAGGCACTAAGGGATCGTATACCTCCATTGCCGGATCCAAAATTTCCGTCCCGACAGGCACTGTGACGAATGAAACCGAATTACAAAGAGCAATCTCATTGAAGGTTCCTGAAATAGTGGTTAGCAGGGATATCACCATCACGAAAACCTGTGAGGATAAACTATCCAGATGCCAAGATTCAAGCCATCAATGGAGCGACGATTAAAGTTGCCGATGGATTTAGGTACAAGGCTGAAGAAGCTGCCTTTACATTTGATGAAAATGCAAAGAATGCGAAACTACTAAATGTGAAATTGATTGGCCATTCCAGTACGCGAGGGCATGGAGTCCTTGTCAATTCAGATAATGTGACGTTTGAGAATACCGAAGTTACTGGTTTCGCAGGCTACAATATCGTAACCGATAATTCGTCTTTCATTACGTTGAATAAAGTGAAATTAGCCGATTCAAATAGAGGTGGCTTGCAAGTATATACATCTAAAACGTCCTCAGTAGCAACCGTTAACCTAACAAACGTCGAGACGGCGAATAATCGACTTGGCGGCATTCATCTAATTGCGGATCGGGCGAACAGTAAAATTATCATCAACGGAAAAGGCAATCAGCATAATGACCAGTTTAAAGGTGTACCATCCCCGGCGTTTTGGACGGAGGGGAACGGGAAATTTGATTTCAAACTGAGTGATTTTAATCTGTATACGAAAATAGAAAACAGCTATTACCACATTGACAATGACGTGGAGCTAACACACGCATATACGGAACTGAGTAAAACAATAACAGATAAGCATACTCCAAAGATGAACATAGCCAATGATTTCACAACGAATAAACCACTTCATTTAAATGCAGCCGTCTCCATTAATGGGAATGGAAAAACAATCACCCTCAATTCAAAAGGGGACCCAAAACGGAACGCTGAAGGACTACTGATCAGCTCAACCGTAGTCATCGACAACCTGAACTTCACCGCAGGAAAGGCACATGAAGAAAAAAGGAGGTGCAATCATTCTCCAGATTCGCACTTTATTTTCCGTCAAACGCAATAGATCTACGATTACATATAGAAGAAAACCAACCCGAATAAAAGCACCTGTCAGCCACTGGTAAATGGATAGAAAATCCATATGTTCGATGAAACGCCCAATGGACACAAGCCCCCATTCTTCATAAGCCGGGTAATGCTGTTTTGCCGCTTCATCCGGCCCGAATTCGGTGATTGCACCAACGAGCGGACCCAACGTCAATCCCGTTATAATAAATAGCATGATGGCAAAATGGTACCAGCGAAATTGGTTTTTCACCCTATGTTGAATGAACAAGAACAGAATCAGTTCTACGAATCCCGATGCAGGATAAACAATCGATTTAATGACCGGACGAACCCCATGCTCAAGTATTGGTAGAAGTAAAATATACTCTTTCACTTGAAGGTTAGTAAAGGCTACAAAGAAGCCAAGAAGCGTTACAAAAAACAGGACAAACGTATTGACCATAACAATCGTTTGTAAATTGGACGAGGCCAACAGAATGCAAAGCGTGGTGTAAATGATCAATAATGCAAGCATCGGTGTTTGCGGCAAAAATGTACCCATAATCCATTGCAGTGTTTCTGCCAATGTGAAAGCAGCAATAATCAGAAGAATTACAGCTACCGCATAACGAACTACAGCGGATGCCTTCCCACCAAGTTTGCTATGGAGCCAATCGGTCAATGGTTCCCCATTTGACTTTTTATGAATGTAAATGACAAGAAATAGCCATGGGAATATCAATATGGAGGCGCTTAATACGGCTATCCAGCTATCCCTTCCGCCTTCTTGCAATAATGGAGGAAGAATCGTGACATGATTTTTCAATCCTATAACTGTCATGGACAAGAATACTACATGCAAAACACTGATCGATCCCAATTTATTCACATAAAAACCCTCTAACCTATTTATATACCTCAGTTTCGACAAAAAAGGGATGGATTATAAGTGATTTTGAAGGTTCCTTTACAATGCAAAAAAGGTACCAGATATAGGTACCAAAAGAATTGAAAATATTATCTACTATAAATAACTTCTGTAGCTGCATTTCTTTCGTTGGATAAAATCTTGTTATCATTCCTGTCCCTGAACACCTCGTATTTATTGAAACCTCTTGGTAGGTCAAAGCGGACGTCGAGGGTGTCTGCCCAGAGGATTGGGTCAACTTTGATGCTGTCTCTTTGATTTGGTTTTTTGTAGATAATATCGTTGGTCTGCTTGGAAGCGGTGTACGTAATTTTTGCTTCTTTTGCGTTGATCGTAACTCCATTTGTTGCACCTACTCCACCTAATACATTGTTCGAAAAGGCGATATTGCCTTCAAGGACAAGTTTTTCCTTTGCAGCTTTTTTTATCGGAATTCCCTACATAGATAGCGGCTGAGGTGGAGTCTTTGAGTGTTGAGTTTGACAGTGCCAATGAGGCTCCGTTTCCGCTTACTTCAATCAGATGGTCGCTCATGTCTTTAATCGAAATAGGACGTCGTTCAAAGACAATAGTGGCGATTCTTTACTTTGATGATATAGCGAGTAAAGAAACGTTGTATAGCATAAAAAAACAGTTGAAGAAAGTGGATACGGATATCGTGTTCAGTGCCGATATCCTAATGGAGAATGTGAATAAAAATGTTAAATTGTTTCCGCGGACAGACTATACTGGGCGTGCGGATAATGCTATTCAATCGCTAATCAGAGGGCGCTTTGTCATTTTTGTTGATGGTGTAGCATATGCCATCGTGACACCGGTAAACTTATTTTTATTAATGAAAACGAGTGAAGATAATGAGTACCCGCCCGTCTACAGTTCAATAGCAAGAACGCTGCGCGTCCTTGGGATGTCAATCGGCATCTTGCTGCCGGCATTTTGGCTGGCACTCACAACATTTCATCAAAACCAGTTGCCGCTTCAACTATTAGCGACAGTCGTCCAAGCTAACACGGGCTTGCCGTTCCCTTCTTCAATTGAAATGCTGCTCATGCTTCTCATGTTTGAGTTGTTCCGAGAAGCAGGATTGCGTCTGCCAACCGCACTTGGTTCAACAATAGGGGTAGTTGGCGGTTTAATAGTTGGTGAATCCGCCATTCAAGCAGGAATTACAAGTCCTGCCATGATTGTCATTATTGCAACTTCTACAATTTCCACATTCACATTGGTCAATCAATCACTCGTCACTGCTGTAAGTATTTTGCGTGTCAGCTTTATTATATTGACAGCATTTTTGGGTTTGTTCGGCTTTTTTATGTCGTTCTACTTTACTGTGCTATTTCTCTCGAGTATTCGGGTTTTCGGAGTACCATATGTCAATATCACAGCGGATCTTAGTTGGCAGACAATCAAAAGAACACTCTTCAGGCAACAAGCAGATCAATATACTACCCGCCCCAATATGCTTAACCCAACCGACAAGACGAGACGTAAAGAGGCTGAAAATGAAAAGGATCAATAAGGCGCTGCTTGCAGCAATAGGTTTGATATGTCTCCTGTTAGCAGGTTGCTGGGATATAAACGAACCCCAACGAATGCTTTATATCAACGGAATTGGCGTTGATTATAAAGATGGCGAGTACCATGTATATGCCCAAATAATAAGTTTTAACAATGTTGCAAAGTCCGAGCAACCTATTTCGGATCAACCACAGGCAGAAGTGGGCTACGCGAAAGGGAAAACGATGGATGAAGCGATTTATCAACTTTACCACACGGTTGATCAGAAGATTTATTGGGGTCACTTTTCCTATATCGTCGTCTCCGAAAACGTTATGAAAAATGAAAAACTGAGTCCGATTATTGACAGCTTCATCCGTTATGAAGATATCCGCTACCAAATTTGGGTGTATGCAACGAAAGATCCAGTTGAAGAGGTTCTATTAGTGAGGCCGGTGTTGAATAAAGCGATAACCTTGTCAAAATTAGGGGATCCGAAGAATGCATTTAAGCAAGAATCATTTATTCCACCGATGGACATCCGGAAATTAATTATCCAAATGAACGAACCAAGTCATGAAGCGAAGATTCCCCTGATTTCTGTGATAGAAAACTGGCAGTCGATGCAGGAGTCCATAAAGGTTCCGTTCCTTGCTGGCGTTGGAGTAGTAACGCCTAATGGCTTTAAGGGATTTCTGGAGGGGAAGAGTGCGCATGGAGTCCAATGGATGTCTAATGAAACAATTCGCGGGGAAGTTACCTTCAAGACGGATGATCAGAAACATATGACGGTGACAATTGATAATTTGAAAGTGAAAGTTACACCAATTGTAGAGAGGGAGAACGTGAAGTTCGATGTCGAAGTAAGGTTATATGCTGAAATCGGACTTATTGCAGGAAGTGTAACTGTCGAAGAAATCGAGGAGTGGCTGATAAAAGAAATCAAAAGAGAAATTATGGCAACTTATGAAGCAGCCTTGAAAAAAGACATGGATATTTACCGGTTATCCGAGCATTTGTACAGAAGAAACGTAAAAGCGTGGAAGCGACTTGAAAAAAACGGAAAAGTAGAGCTAACGGAAAGCTCTATCGGGAAATTGACGGTGGAAATTGTCAGACTTGAATCTTCACGGAAATCATATAGACAATCTATCGATCAATGACCCATTATGGATTTGATATTGCGGCTATCGGACAATTTACGATGAAGAGGGGATCGTATGAGAAAAGTACGCTTACTCCTATTGTTATCGGTTATGGTAATTCTTTCCGGGTGTTGGGATGAGAATGAACCTGAGAGAATGCTATACATCAATGCAATCGGTATCGATTTTAAGGATGGCAAATATGAAATATATGCCCAGATGATTCATTTCACAAATATCGCTAAATCCAATCAACCCATATCGGATATTCCACAGGCGGAAGTTGGCTTTGCGACAGGGGAGACAGTGGATGAAGCCATCTTTGAATTGTACCGTTCCATCGACGAGATGGTCTATTGGGGCCATTTGAATTATATCATTGTGTCTGAGGAAACATTGAAAAACTCAGCATTGAGCCCAGTAATTGACCTATTCATCCGAAACAGAGAAACGCGGTATCAGATTTGGGTTTATTCAACGAAAGATCCTATTCAAGACGTATTATTAGTGAGACCGGTTTTGAATAAGGGGGTTACCTTTTCCAAATTAGGAGATCCGAAAAACGCCTACGAACAAGAATCATTTATTCAACCGATGGATATGCGCAGAATTATCATCGATATGAACGAGCCCAGTCACGAAGCGATGATCCCTTATATAAAAGTTGTCGAAAATTGGAAGTCCGTGGCTGAATCCATTGAGGCTCCTGAGTTGGCCGGTGTAGGAGTCGCAACACCGAACGGGTTCAAGGGCTTCATAGAAGGGGAGGACGTCCGTGGAATGCAGTGGATGTCAAAGGATACGAAAGGCGGGCAAATTACATTTAAATCAAGTCATGGCGAATTTATAACGGTGAATGTGGAAAATGTAAAGGTCGATGTACAACCTGCCGTCCAATCTGGAAAAGTAAGCTTTGATATAGAAGTGGAACTGATGACGACTGTCAGTGTCATCAAAGGGAAAGTCTCAGTTGATGAAATCCAAAGGGGTATCATTGAACAAGCAGAAAAAGAAATTAAGAATACCTACGAAGTTGCACTAAATAGTGACATTGACATATACCGATTATCTGAGCACCTTTACCGTAAAAACGTGAAAGCATGGAAACAGCATCACATAGATGGAAAAGTAGCCCTTAATGAAGATTCCATCCGTCTAAAAGTGAAAGTAGCCAAATTGGAATCCTTACGAAAATCATACACGGAAACCATTGATTCGAAGTGATTTCTGTACCTTTCCAAGAAACTATTACAGAAAGCTCGAGTGCATTATGCACTGGAGCTTTTTTGATGTGCGCCCAGCATTGTAAAGGTACCTGTGCAGCGCATTATTCAGTCAATTCACTAC contains:
- a CDS encoding S-layer homology domain-containing protein, which encodes MVSTHKNFKILTSAAVVTSAIVAPVVVSAAPTSFKDVPPSHVAYESIMYLSGKGIIHGFDDGTFRPAAMVTRGQAAKILATSLDLDVRNVKNPRFHDVPTTHGFYKYVAVLYEAKIIDGYSNGNFGVNDPLTRGQMAKILAIAYDLEKQPLRTAKFTDVSANAYYAVYLQSLIDNKITFGITRTRFAPNQNVDRGQMAMFVHRSELAKKRTETVNATISTFNGYTLQTDKGFYDIPSSLRNFFSSQNTNALRNAKISFEHDKGIITSITTLELRSSGTSSNLITLYGNAATLDGNLIINADYLNVRDLIVNKNVSFNSGMQNHFTGDSLYIKGSTTLNDYTTPTNRTLNFTFNNSTLNTVHLSKTNTNFILSNRSFAQSVTMKANGSLRTNDTARVNEVSVEGSLSEATIYSNVPKVSIATTRDVTLNGAGMFTNINILTKRLVTLNTSGTISVLDIPRDGYVNIGSQTWVTNVLIPWNTSIRNVIRNYDSAIYRIDRINGVTNPDRTPPYVPPVINDITIRTATMDANGFISMTFDQNPTKYKMTTKTPMYVGDIKTNQTLELTNLSIKNGTYTNGQAGTFSWSEGKNNYSTSYATVSSNGNYKTVVFFEDIRLKSKVFEITYRVSSLGLEVDTDFTDNTVTFLNNSTLSVAGTKGSYTSIAGSKISVPTGTVTNETELQRAISLKVPEIVVSRDITITKTCEDKLSRCQDSSHQWSDD
- a CDS encoding endospore germination permease translates to MNKLGSISVLHVVFLSMTVIGLKNHVTILPPLLQEGGRDSWIAVLSASILIFPWLFLVIYIHKKSNGEPLTDWLHSKLGGKASAVVRYAVAVILLIIAAFTLAETLQWIMGTFLPQTPMLALLIIYTTLCILLASSNLQTIVMVNTFVLFFVTLLGFFVAFTNLQVKEYILLLPILEHGVRPVIKSIVYPASGFVELILFLFIQHRVKNQFRWYHFAIMLFIITGLTLGPLVGAITEFGPDEAAKQHYPAYEEWGLVSIGRFIEHMDFLSIYQWLTGAFIRVGFLLYVIVDLLRLTENKVRIWRMIAPPFFFMCLSCGEVQVVDDYG
- a CDS encoding spore germination protein, with the translated sequence MSVEFDSANEAPFPLTSIRWSLMSLIEIGRRSKTIVAILYFDDIASKETLYSIKKQLKKVDTDIVFSADILMENVNKNVKLFPRTDYTGRADNAIQSLIRGRFVIFVDGVAYAIVTPVNLFLLMKTSEDNEYPPVYSSIARTLRVLGMSIGILLPAFWLALTTFHQNQLPLQLLATVVQANTGLPFPSSIEMLLMLLMFELFREAGLRLPTALGSTIGVVGGLIVGESAIQAGITSPAMIVIIATSTISTFTLVNQSLVTAVSILRVSFIILTAFLGLFGFFMSFYFTVLFLSSIRVFGVPYVNITADLSWQTIKRTLFRQQADQYTTRPNMLNPTDKTRRKEAENEKDQ
- a CDS encoding Ger(x)C family spore germination protein; translated protein: MKRINKALLAAIGLICLLLAGCWDINEPQRMLYINGIGVDYKDGEYHVYAQIISFNNVAKSEQPISDQPQAEVGYAKGKTMDEAIYQLYHTVDQKIYWGHFSYIVVSENVMKNEKLSPIIDSFIRYEDIRYQIWVYATKDPVEEVLLVRPVLNKAITLSKLGDPKNAFKQESFIPPMDIRKLIIQMNEPSHEAKIPLISVIENWQSMQESIKVPFLAGVGVVTPNGFKGFLEGKSAHGVQWMSNETIRGEVTFKTDDQKHMTVTIDNLKVKVTPIVERENVKFDVEVRLYAEIGLIAGSVTVEEIEEWLIKEIKREIMATYEAALKKDMDIYRLSEHLYRRNVKAWKRLEKNGKVELTESSIGKLTVEIVRLESSRKSYRQSIDQ
- a CDS encoding Ger(x)C family spore germination protein, which translates into the protein MRKVRLLLLLSVMVILSGCWDENEPERMLYINAIGIDFKDGKYEIYAQMIHFTNIAKSNQPISDIPQAEVGFATGETVDEAIFELYRSIDEMVYWGHLNYIIVSEETLKNSALSPVIDLFIRNRETRYQIWVYSTKDPIQDVLLVRPVLNKGVTFSKLGDPKNAYEQESFIQPMDMRRIIIDMNEPSHEAMIPYIKVVENWKSVAESIEAPELAGVGVATPNGFKGFIEGEDVRGMQWMSKDTKGGQITFKSSHGEFITVNVENVKVDVQPAVQSGKVSFDIEVELMTTVSVIKGKVSVDEIQRGIIEQAEKEIKNTYEVALNSDIDIYRLSEHLYRKNVKAWKQHHIDGKVALNEDSIRLKVKVAKLESLRKSYTETIDSK